In the genome of Saccharomonospora viridis DSM 43017, one region contains:
- a CDS encoding dihydroorotase has product MTTSSVLLRQVRLYGTGEPVDVLIADGVIAEIGRPDAPAGAEVIDGDGQILLPGFVDLHTHLREPGREDAETIETGSAAAALGGYTAVFAMANTDPVADNAVITDYVWRRGQEVGLVDVHPVGAVTVGLAGERLAEMGTMANSAARVRMFSDDGHCVFDPLVMRRALEYSTALGVVVAQHAEDPRLTVGAQAHEGERAARLGYPGWPASAEESIVARDCVLARHAGARLHICHVSAAGTVDVLRWAKELGTAVSAEVTPHHLLLTDERLSTFDPVNKVNPPLRSEADVQRMRQALADGVIDCVATDHAPHAPQDKDCEWAAARPGMLGLQTALSVVVETMVRPGLLDWRGVARVLSERPAQIAGLPDQGRPLAEGEPANLVLVDPDTEWTVQGSELASRARNTPYEGLRLPAVVSATLLRGRITSREGKLV; this is encoded by the coding sequence GTGACGACCAGCAGTGTCCTGCTGCGGCAGGTCAGGCTGTACGGAACCGGTGAGCCCGTCGACGTGTTGATCGCCGACGGTGTGATCGCGGAGATAGGACGCCCCGACGCGCCCGCCGGGGCCGAGGTGATCGACGGCGACGGACAGATCCTGCTGCCGGGTTTCGTCGATCTGCACACCCATTTGCGGGAGCCGGGCAGGGAGGACGCCGAAACGATCGAAACCGGCTCGGCGGCCGCCGCGCTGGGTGGTTACACGGCGGTGTTCGCCATGGCCAACACCGACCCGGTGGCCGACAACGCCGTGATCACCGACTACGTGTGGCGGCGGGGCCAGGAGGTCGGCCTCGTGGACGTGCATCCCGTGGGTGCGGTCACCGTGGGGCTGGCGGGCGAGCGGCTCGCCGAGATGGGCACGATGGCCAACTCGGCGGCCAGGGTGCGGATGTTCTCCGACGACGGACACTGCGTCTTCGACCCCCTCGTGATGCGCAGGGCGTTGGAGTACTCCACCGCGCTCGGCGTCGTGGTGGCCCAACACGCCGAGGACCCGCGGCTGACGGTGGGAGCTCAGGCGCATGAGGGGGAACGGGCCGCGCGGCTGGGATACCCGGGGTGGCCCGCCTCCGCGGAGGAATCCATCGTCGCCCGGGACTGTGTGCTCGCCCGGCACGCCGGGGCGCGATTGCACATCTGCCATGTCTCGGCGGCGGGGACGGTGGACGTGTTGCGTTGGGCCAAGGAGCTCGGTACCGCCGTCTCGGCCGAGGTGACACCGCATCATCTGTTGCTCACCGATGAGCGGCTGAGCACGTTCGACCCGGTCAACAAGGTCAATCCGCCACTGCGTTCCGAGGCCGACGTCCAACGCATGCGGCAGGCGTTGGCCGACGGAGTGATCGACTGCGTGGCCACCGATCACGCACCACACGCGCCGCAGGACAAGGACTGCGAATGGGCCGCGGCGCGGCCGGGGATGTTGGGTCTGCAGACCGCTCTGTCCGTGGTCGTCGAGACGATGGTCCGTCCCGGACTGCTCGACTGGCGTGGGGTGGCACGGGTGTTGAGCGAACGCCCCGCTCAGATCGCCGGACTGCCGGACCAGGGCAGGCCGTTGGCCGAAGGCGAGCCGGCGAACCTGGTGCTGGTCGATCCGGACACGGAGTGGACCGTCCAGGGCTCGGAATTGGCGAGCCGGGCGAGGAACACGCCGTACGAAGGCCTGCGACTACCGGCCGTGGTGAGCGCCACGTTGCTGCGTGGGCGCATCACCTCGCGCGAAGGGAAACTTGTGTGA
- the pyrR gene encoding bifunctional pyr operon transcriptional regulator/uracil phosphoribosyltransferase PyrR translates to MASRSRGATGSAAERELLSAGDVARTIARMAHQVIEKTALGAEGMPPPVLLGIPTRGAPLAARLSARITEFSGVAVPKGTLDVTLYRDDLRRRPTRPLAQTQLPDSGIDDRVVVLVDDVLYSGRTIRAALDALRDHGRPRAVQLAVLIDRGHRELPIRADYVGKNVPTSRSEDVSVLLDEVDGRDAVLLRERR, encoded by the coding sequence GTGGCGTCACGATCGCGTGGCGCGACCGGATCGGCCGCTGAGCGCGAGCTGCTCTCGGCCGGTGACGTTGCGCGCACTATCGCCCGAATGGCCCATCAGGTCATCGAAAAAACCGCGCTCGGTGCTGAGGGCATGCCCCCACCCGTGTTGCTGGGCATCCCGACGCGAGGAGCGCCTCTCGCGGCTCGGTTGAGCGCGAGGATCACCGAGTTCTCCGGTGTGGCGGTGCCCAAGGGCACACTCGATGTCACGTTGTACCGGGACGATCTCCGCCGTCGTCCCACTCGACCCCTCGCCCAGACCCAGCTTCCGGACTCCGGCATCGACGACCGGGTCGTCGTGCTCGTCGACGACGTCCTGTACTCCGGCCGGACCATCCGAGCCGCGCTGGACGCACTGCGTGATCACGGGCGACCTCGGGCCGTGCAGTTGGCGGTGCTCATCGACCGTGGCCATCGGGAGCTGCCCATCCGCGCCGACTACGTGGGCAAGAACGTCCCGACCTCGCGGTCCGAGGACGTCTCGGTGTTGTTGGACGAGGTCGACGGCCGCGACGCCGTATTGCTCAGGGAGCGTCGATGA
- a CDS encoding aspartate carbamoyltransferase catalytic subunit — protein sequence MRHLLSTDGLDAATATAILDTADELKRTLLGREVRKLPTLRGRTVITLFYENSTRTRVSFEIAGKWMSADVVNVSAGGSSVGKGESLRDTALTLSAAGADCVVIRHPASGAAHRLAGWLAETGTSVINAGDGTHEHPTQALLDAATLRERLGGLEGRRVTIVGDVLHSRVARSNAHLLPLLGAEVTLVAPPTLLPVGVESWPVTVSHDLDAALPATDAVMMLRVQAERMHGGFFPSAREYAIAYGLNETRLKLLPEHAVVLHPGPMLRGMEIASAVADAPNAVITEQVRNGVHVRMAVLYHLLAGEGEKS from the coding sequence ATGAGGCATCTGCTGTCCACCGACGGTCTCGACGCCGCTACGGCCACGGCGATCCTCGACACGGCCGATGAACTGAAACGCACTCTGTTGGGCCGCGAGGTCCGCAAACTACCCACGCTGCGTGGGCGCACCGTGATCACCTTGTTCTACGAGAACTCGACCCGCACCCGGGTGTCGTTCGAGATCGCGGGCAAGTGGATGAGCGCCGACGTGGTGAACGTCTCCGCGGGCGGTTCGTCGGTCGGCAAGGGTGAATCCCTCCGGGACACCGCGTTGACGTTGTCGGCCGCAGGCGCGGACTGCGTGGTCATCCGGCATCCGGCCTCCGGTGCCGCTCATCGGCTCGCGGGCTGGCTGGCCGAGACGGGGACCAGCGTGATCAACGCCGGGGACGGGACGCACGAGCATCCGACGCAGGCGTTACTCGACGCCGCCACGCTGCGGGAGCGACTCGGCGGCCTTGAGGGCCGTCGCGTGACGATCGTCGGTGACGTGCTCCACAGCCGGGTCGCGCGGTCGAACGCGCATCTGCTGCCCCTGCTCGGCGCGGAGGTGACGTTGGTCGCACCACCGACGTTGTTGCCGGTGGGAGTGGAGTCGTGGCCGGTCACCGTGTCCCACGATCTCGATGCCGCCCTGCCCGCCACCGACGCGGTGATGATGCTGCGCGTGCAGGCCGAGCGCATGCACGGAGGTTTCTTCCCTTCGGCGCGGGAATACGCGATCGCGTACGGATTGAACGAGACCCGGCTGAAATTGCTGCCCGAACACGCCGTGGTACTGCACCCGGGACCGATGCTGCGCGGGATGGAGATCGCCTCGGCGGTGGCCGACGCACCCAACGCGGTGATCACCGAACAGGTCCGTAACGGTGTGCACGTGCGGATGGCGGTGCTCTATCACCTGCTGGCGGGGGAAGGGGAGAAGTCGTGA